GCCGCAGCTGTGACGTCTAGCCTGCTTCCCGCCGCGTAGAGGCTGCTCTCGATCACCCCGCTGAAGCCGGCTAGCTTGGCGAGTTCCGCCGGGTCTATGTCAGCTAGGGTGCCAGCTCCTGCGCTTGCCCCGAGGGGGCTCCGGTCGACGAGGTCTACCGTGCTGTGGAGCAGCTGGTAGGCTGATGCCAGCGCCTTCTCCCATGCTAGGAGGAGGCACTCGAGCGTCGCGAGCTGGCTGGGCTGCTGGTGTGTGTGGAAGAGAACGGGGACTCCATGGTACTTCTCGGCTAGCTCGAGGAGGCGGAGGCGGGCGCGGAGGAGCCAGTCGAGCGCCTCGGCTAGGCGCTCTAGGGTGTATAGGCGGAGGGCGGCTGAGACATGATCGTTGCGGCTCCTCCCTATCCAGATGTAGGCCGAGGCGCCCCCGGTCTTTGAGGCCAGCCAGTCCTCGAGTGCCTCGAATACGTCCTCGTAGCCCGGCTTCAGCAGCTCGCTGGGCTTCTTGCCGAGGGCTTCTAGGAGGGAGCGTAACGTGGAGCATGCAGCGTCGCGGGGGATAAGCCCGCGTTCTGCTAGGTGGAGGGTATGGGCGATGAGAACACGGACGACGTACGGGTATATCTCGTCATCGTGGCCGAGGCTAGTGGTGTACTCGTAGACGAGCTGCGGGTCCCCGCCGATGCCGACGGCCTCCCGGTACCTCGGCAATAACCCACCATCCTCCCGCCGCTGTTACCCCCTTATCAACCCGCTGGCTCCCTGGGGCCGCCCGGGCCCTCTGCCTCTTAGCCGCGTAGGCCACGGGCCTTGGCTGCTGCGAGGCTGTGGAGGCTCCATATCGTTATGAAGCCGCGGGCTTCCTCGTCGCTCGGATACCAGCCGTGGTTGTAGTCTATCGTCTCGCGGCTGTAGCTGCTGTAGGGGCTCCAGCGGCCGACTACGCGGAGGCTACCCTTGTAGACCTTGACCTTGACTACCCCGGTCACCCAGCGGTTAAGCTCGTCAATGGCTTTCTCTATGGTGGCGCGTAGGGGCTCTATCCAGAGGCCCTGGTAGACTAGGTCGCTCCACTCCTGGTCTAGGATCCTCTTGAACCTTAGCTCCTTCGGGGTGTATACGGTCTTTTCGAGGTCCTTGTGTGCCTCTATTAGTGTGAGCGCGGCAGGCGCCTCGTATACTTCCCTGCTCTTGAGCCCTACGACACGGTTCTCTATGTGGTCTACCCTGCCGTAGCCGTGAGCGCCTACGAGCCTATTCAGCATTGACACTATCTTCACGAGGTCCATTTTCTCCCCGTTGACGGACACCGGTATGCCCTTCTCGAAGCCTATCTCGAGGTAGAGTGGCTGGTCGGGAGCCTTCTCCGGGGCCACTGTCCAGGCGAACGCGTCCTCTGGGGGCTCTGTGAGAGGGTCGTCTAGGGGTCCTCCCTCGATGCTACGGCTCCACAGGTTCTCGTCTATGCTGTAGGTCTTGTGGCGCCCTGGCGGCTGGAACCCGTTCCTCCGCAGTATCTCAGCGGCCTGAGCACGGGTGAGCCCTAGCTCGCGAACCGGGGCGATAATCTTAATGTCGTCGCCTAGGTAGTACTTGAGCACCGTGTCGAACCTTACCTGGTCGTTGCCCTTCGAGGTGCACCCGTGGGCTACAGCGTCGGCGCCCTCCTTCTTGGCTATCTCCGCCACCTTCTCTGCTATTAGTGGCCGTGCCAGGGCCGTGCCCAGGGGGTACTTGTCCTCGTAGAGCCCATTAGCCTTGATAGCCATTGATACGTACTTCTCGGCAAACTCCTCGACAGCGTTTATAGTATAGTGCTTCGCGGCGCCCAGCTTGTAGGCCTTCTCCTCTATGCCCTCGAGCTCCTCCTCCTGGCCCACGGATACCGTGACTGTTATGACCTCGTGGCCCTGCTCGCGGAGAAGCGCAAGTATAGCCGATGTGTCAAGACCCCCCGAGTAAGCGAGCACAACCTTCAACGTTGCCGCCCCAGCCTGGTGGGACACTGGTACCAGCTGTTAAAACACGTGTATCGTTCATTACACATAGGAATATATTCCTCTTGCATCTGTTTCACAGAACACCAGATGTTACACAGCTGGCTAGGTGGCACAGACAATGGCTGCCCAGAGCTTCTCGGAGATAGTACGTAGGCTTGTTGACGCTGACCCGTGTGTACAGGAGTGCCTAGCCCGGGGGATAGCTAACTACTCCGAGCTAGCCCGCAGGATAAAGCCAGTAGCCGAGAAGGAGGCCGGGCGCAGCGCCAGCCTTGAGGCCATAAAGGCCGCCCTGGTACGCTACGCGTCGAGGCTACGCGAGCGGGGTACGCAGACGCCCCAGAGGAAGCTACTAGAGGTGCTCGCAAAGAGCGCCCTAGAGCTGCGTACGGGGGTCACAGTAGCCACGGTCAAGCTCCACGCACTGCCCCAGCTCGCCGAGGCCGCCGCAGAGCTGGCTGGGCGAACCCGGCTACTATTCCTCATGCAGAGTATCTCCAGCGTAACCATAACCGTCAGCAGCGAGTACTTCGGCTACATAGAGCGCCGTGTAGGCCGCGAGAACTTCATAGAAATATACCCAGACCAGGCGGTACTCGTGATAGTCAGCCCACCCTCCGTGGTAGAGACCCAGGGCTTCGTAGCACACATAACCAGCATACTGGCCAGGAACGGTATCAACATAAACCAGATAGAGTCAGTGTACACTGATACCATACTCGTGCTCGGCCTAGACGACGCCCTCAAGGCCTTCCAGCTGCTACGAGAAGCGATAGAGGTCGCTAAGAGGAGCCTAGAGGAGGCACAGAGAAGGGAGGAGAAAGACTAGACCCGCGCCTAGAATACCTGTTCTACCAGCTTGTAGTAGAGCTCTGCTATCAGCACACCGGTGCCCGCCGCGCCTCGTAGCGTGTTATGGCCTAGCACCATGTACCTCAGCAGGGGCTCGCCCTCGAATGGCAGTGCAGCCCTGCCCACGACGACGCTCATGCCGCGGCCCGTCTTGCGGTCGAGGCGCGGCTGTGGCCGGTTGGGTTCGCGGCGCACTACTACCGGCTTCTCCGGGGCTGTGGGGAGCTGTAGCTCCTGGGGCGTGCTCCTCCACGTGTCCCAGGTTTCGAGTACCTCCTCTATGCTACCGGGCGTCTTGGAGAGCCTGGCTACGACGCTCTCTAGGTGGCCGTCTAGGACGGGTACCCTAGTGGTGGTGGCTACTACGCGGAAGTCTGCGTACTTCACCTCGCCGTCCTCGAGCCTGCCGAGTATTTTGCGGCTCTCGCGTACAACCTTCTCCTCCTCGCCCTTTATG
The window above is part of the Pyrodictium abyssi genome. Proteins encoded here:
- a CDS encoding lyase family protein, coding for MPRYREAVGIGGDPQLVYEYTTSLGHDDEIYPYVVRVLIAHTLHLAERGLIPRDAACSTLRSLLEALGKKPSELLKPGYEDVFEALEDWLASKTGGASAYIWIGRSRNDHVSAALRLYTLERLAEALDWLLRARLRLLELAEKYHGVPVLFHTHQQPSQLATLECLLLAWEKALASAYQLLHSTVDLVDRSPLGASAGAGTLADIDPAELAKLAGFSGVIESSLYAAGSRLDVTAAALAAAAVLTEASRIAGDLIMLSSPYVAAARIPDSHVATSSIMPHKRNPVTLEVLRARAARAAGLAAGLLAVQKGLPYGYNLDLQEANPLLYTLLRDVVEASRVLADLFSGLEFDVERLRRLAESYTAWGAELAELLALRSGKPLRETYREAASALRGGEAGELLRRLGVDSPLELVSMRHTGCRAGPGTGPARERLARDRELLEKLVARLNGTRESLVKKAEEVANLCK
- a CDS encoding argininosuccinate synthase; the protein is MKVVLAYSGGLDTSAILALLREQGHEVITVTVSVGQEEELEGIEEKAYKLGAAKHYTINAVEEFAEKYVSMAIKANGLYEDKYPLGTALARPLIAEKVAEIAKKEGADAVAHGCTSKGNDQVRFDTVLKYYLGDDIKIIAPVRELGLTRAQAAEILRRNGFQPPGRHKTYSIDENLWSRSIEGGPLDDPLTEPPEDAFAWTVAPEKAPDQPLYLEIGFEKGIPVSVNGEKMDLVKIVSMLNRLVGAHGYGRVDHIENRVVGLKSREVYEAPAALTLIEAHKDLEKTVYTPKELRFKRILDQEWSDLVYQGLWIEPLRATIEKAIDELNRWVTGVVKVKVYKGSLRVVGRWSPYSSYSRETIDYNHGWYPSDEEARGFITIWSLHSLAAAKARGLRG
- a CDS encoding ACT domain-containing protein — protein: MAAQSFSEIVRRLVDADPCVQECLARGIANYSELARRIKPVAEKEAGRSASLEAIKAALVRYASRLRERGTQTPQRKLLEVLAKSALELRTGVTVATVKLHALPQLAEAAAELAGRTRLLFLMQSISSVTITVSSEYFGYIERRVGRENFIEIYPDQAVLVIVSPPSVVETQGFVAHITSILARNGININQIESVYTDTILVLGLDDALKAFQLLREAIEVAKRSLEEAQRREEKD